The following DNA comes from Camelina sativa cultivar DH55 chromosome 14, Cs, whole genome shotgun sequence.
ATGTCTTGCGCATAGCTAGGTTGACTTAAAAACATACCTTGTTTGTTGTAGTCAACTTTGATGCCGAGAAAATGTCGAAGCTTCCCCTCATCAGACATTGGGAATCCATCTTTTAGCCTGTCTATTATCCGCTTGAGGAGTGTGACAGATGAAGCAGTTAGCattatatcatcaacataaagcaGGAGATAGGCAAGATGAGGACCACTTTTGTAAACGAACAAAGAGTTATCGGCCTTGCTAATGACAAATCCAATCTTGGTTAGATACGGTGTAAACCGAGAGTTCCAGGCCCTTGGAGCTTTCTTTAAGCTATAAATGGCCTTATTGAGCTTGCAAACATGATTTGGAATTTCTTTGCTCACAAAACCAGGTGGTTGGTGCATGTAGACTGTCTCATTCAAGTCCCCTTGAAGGAAAGCATTCTTGACATCCAGTTGATGCATAGGCCAGTTCAAAGCGACTCAAACATCCAAAACGGCTCTTATTGTAGCAGGTTTTACAACCGGACTGAAAGTCTCGTCGTAATCAACCCCTTGTTCCTGCGATTTCCCATTCGCTACAAGTCTTTCTTTGTGGCGCATTAGAGCTCCATTGGCATCATATTTGTGTTTGAAAAGCCACATTGAGTGAACGATATTGACTTTAGGGGGCCGAGGAACCAAATTCCAACTTTTAGTCTTAATCATGGCACCAGATTCATCAGTCATAGCAGGATTCCATTTAGGGTCTTGTAGGGCATGGTTGTGACCTTTTGGAAGTGGTGATTTGGTGGTGATGTTAAGGGACAGAACAAGTTTTGGTTTAGCTATGCCAGATTTTGATCTGGTGGTCATTGTATGGCTAGGATTGGAAGATTTCGAAGTTGTGGTTATTGGTGGAGGAAGAGTCGGAGTTGGTGTTTGTTGGTGGATAGGTGTTTCGAGTATTGCTTTGAAATTTGTAGGGGTATCATCAACAGCATCGAGGAATGTGTAAGAGGAAGGATGATGAAGCTGTTGATCTGCTGCTGGAAATTTCTCTTCGACAAAAAGGACATGTCGCGAGAtaatgattttctttgttttcaaatccAGGCAGCGATATCCCTTGTGTTGTGAAGGGTATCCAAGGAAAAGACACGgggttgatcttggtgagagcTTAGAGAGATTGTTATGGTTTAAGGAAGGGAAGTATAGGCACCCAAAGACCCTAAGATGACCATATGATGGAGGTTTGTTGTACAGCAAAGTGAAAGGGATTTTTTTAGGCGTGATTCCTCAAGTTCCAGCATCGATTTCGCCACTTCAAAGGTAGGGAACGGGTCCTTGTGTTTGATTACATTGATTATGTAATCAAACTTTTCATTAAGTCCATTCAGCAGGTACATGACCAAGTGGCGTTCACTTACTAGGGCCTCGACATTGGTGAGTAGGTCGGCGAGGGATTTGATTTTCTGACAGTACTCCTGAATTGAACGATCGCCAATGACCAGGGCCGGCCCTGACCTAAAGCCAATGAAGCGAGGGCTTTAGGCGCCAAATATTAGATAAATTTTAGGGGCATCATATAAAGAAAACTTCCTTTAGTGTAGtggcttttatttttaatttttagtgtcATGTAAGGGGTTCAAACCAGCCCcacatttatatttttcctatttttatctTAATCCATAATATTTTGTTCTatctaaatttcttaatattgttttattacataatataaagATTATATGGTTAAAAATAGCAATTGAACTAGTTTACAAGTTAATTTGTTATGGATGTCATCGTGATCCATAGACTAACTTGTTACAAGTGTAGATAATTTGTTACAAGTTAAAACGTTCATGCACTTAGACTAATTTCTATTTTAACATTCGAGTAGATTTATTCTCTACTAACTATTTTCTATTTGATGATGTGTTGTTTCGTTGATTGCTTGTGGTTTTGGTGTATAATTTGATATTGCCATCTTTAGCAAACGTAAGTGGTTAACTGAttatactaaaatattaaagtGTTTTATGTGTTCTCCTCtgttctttctctatttttcattaaaatagaatcatctcatttttttttggaaaaaatagttGAGTTAAGGggcaccatttttttttgtgctttagGCGTCATACACCTATGGGCCGGCACTGCCAATAACCATGGTGCGAAGCTCGTTGTCCAGCTGAATTGCACTTGCCTCCTTGTTGTTGCGAAATTGATTTTCAACACGAATCCAAACATCACGAGATGTCCCACCAGTTTTAAAGGAAGAGCGAAACAAATCTGGTGCTAGAGTGCCGTAAATCCAGAGTTTGACCAAGTCATCACGCTTGTACCAAGCAGCATCGTTTGCATTAGTCGGACGTAGAGTCTCGTCGATGTGCCCGAGGACATCAAATGTTAGGCAATGAGTGAGGAAAAGCTCTCTCCAGGCGTCATAGTTGTGGTCGTCGACGTCTAGGATGAACGGGATGTGAGATTTGATGTTTGTGACACCAAAGGCACGCTCATAGAGACCTTGAGGAGCATCcaagtt
Coding sequences within:
- the LOC109128752 gene encoding uncharacterized protein LOC109128752 — encoded protein: MTTRSKSGIAKPKLVLSLNITTKSPLPKGHNHALQDPKWNPAMTDESGAMIKTKSWNLVPRPPKVNIVHSMWLFKHKYDANGALMRHKERLVANGKSQEQGVDYDETFSPVVKPATIRAVLDV